The Candidatus Palauibacter soopunensis genomic sequence CGTTCCAGCCCTGGGAGATCGTCAAGCTCGTGATCGGGATCGCGATCCCCCGCACGCTGCTCCACTACTACGTCGTCCCAATCCCGGGCGTCGGGCTCACGTTCCCGGCCATGGTGGCCGGAGGCGGGATCTGGCTCCAGAACCTGTTCCTCTCCGACGTGGTGTCGGCGGGCTACACCGAGATGGCCACGCTGGTGCAGGCGTACAGCGCGCACCTGGGCGCGGCGTGGTCCACGGGCAACCTGCTCTCGATCGTGACGGCGGGCACGACCGTGATCTTCTCCTCGCTCGTCACGCTCGTGATGGGCGCCTCGCTCGTGGTCTGCCTGCTGGCGCTGTTCTGCGTCACCTACGCGCAGGTGATCTGGGCGCAGGTCGCCATCGCCATCGCGATCCTGCTCGGTCCGGTGTTCATCGCGTTCCTGCTCTTCGAGCCGCTCTCGTTCCTGTTCTGGGGATGGTTCCGGACCATGATGGTCTACACGCTCTACGGCGTCGTGGCCGGTGCGGTGCTCAGGGTCTTCATGGGCGTCGGCATGGGCTACATCACGACCTACGCCG encodes the following:
- a CDS encoding type IV secretion system protein, with product FQPWEIVKLVIGIAIPRTLLHYYVVPIPGVGLTFPAMVAGGGIWLQNLFLSDVVSAGYTEMATLVQAYSAHLGAAWSTGNLLSIVTAGTTVIFSSLVTLVMGASLVVCLLALFCVTYAQVIWAQVAIAIAILLGPVFIAFLLFEPLSFLFWGWFRTMMVYTLYGVVAGAVLRVFMGVGMGYITTYADALMGTGTADPFELWLWAVVLMPLVVSGLMAGLKVGELASMLVSGSGSAGSGFVALVMQGAGKAAAPVKPV